A genomic region of Gemmata massiliana contains the following coding sequences:
- a CDS encoding serine/threonine-protein kinase, with translation MATPATTAREYRVLIAKSKLLPPEEIEAQYRQWQQDRPGSDERVDSFRRFLVARKCLTDYQAALLQRGRTDGFFLDGYKILDRIGKGQMGGVYKAVHNFGQLVALKILPASKAKNPHTLGRFQREARLLTQLDHPNVVRGYQVGDSSGIHYIAMEFLEGETLGEMLDRRKQLPWAEATRLVRQVLDGLQHLHDRRMVHRDLKPANIMLTPEPAKGKLDTTWDATAKILDVGLGRELFDDEMPEAQIETQLTQEGSVLGTPDYLAPEQAKDARAADIRADIYSVGCVLYHCVAGRTPFPETNIMAQILRHATEHPAPISSLVAGLPFGFQQMLDRFMAKSPNDRFQTPAEAAEALKPFDTTGTPATPSKVMPAYKDWLASEAHLPQPKELLQDTVVRPHPSLPAPAKAPAPIPVPSAASKAAAPKPAASHKSGATAQPTKPGGSRAVPMPVPVAAPAPQPLPLPIPIPAVEEVEVELVTEPFAIPQALPAPVSAPRPLWQPDRRDWIMLAVGATGVLSAVGIGYGLARALRRKPESAEEEK, from the coding sequence ATGGCCACACCCGCCACGACCGCGCGCGAGTACCGCGTACTCATTGCGAAAAGCAAACTGCTCCCGCCAGAGGAAATCGAAGCCCAGTACCGCCAGTGGCAGCAGGATCGCCCGGGATCGGACGAGCGCGTGGACTCGTTCCGCCGGTTCCTCGTCGCACGGAAGTGCCTCACGGACTACCAGGCCGCACTCCTCCAGCGCGGGCGCACCGACGGGTTCTTTCTGGACGGCTACAAGATCCTCGACCGCATCGGTAAGGGGCAGATGGGTGGTGTGTACAAGGCCGTTCACAACTTCGGCCAGCTCGTCGCGCTCAAGATCCTGCCCGCATCGAAGGCCAAGAACCCGCACACGCTGGGCCGGTTCCAGCGCGAGGCGCGGCTGCTGACGCAACTCGATCACCCCAACGTGGTGCGGGGGTACCAGGTCGGGGACAGTTCGGGCATCCACTACATCGCAATGGAGTTCCTGGAGGGCGAAACCCTCGGCGAAATGCTGGATCGGCGCAAGCAATTGCCGTGGGCCGAGGCCACGCGACTGGTGCGCCAAGTACTCGACGGGCTCCAGCACCTGCACGATCGGCGCATGGTCCACCGCGACCTGAAGCCCGCCAACATCATGCTCACTCCGGAGCCGGCGAAGGGGAAGCTCGACACTACCTGGGACGCGACCGCGAAGATTCTGGACGTCGGACTCGGGCGCGAACTCTTCGACGACGAGATGCCGGAAGCCCAGATCGAAACGCAACTCACGCAAGAAGGGTCGGTCCTGGGCACGCCGGACTACCTCGCCCCGGAACAGGCGAAAGACGCGCGCGCGGCCGACATCCGGGCGGACATCTACAGCGTCGGGTGCGTGCTGTACCACTGCGTCGCGGGGCGCACGCCGTTCCCCGAAACGAACATCATGGCCCAGATTCTCCGGCACGCGACCGAACACCCGGCGCCGATCAGTTCACTCGTAGCCGGCCTCCCGTTCGGGTTCCAACAGATGCTCGATCGATTCATGGCGAAATCGCCAAACGATCGATTCCAAACGCCCGCAGAAGCGGCCGAAGCGCTGAAGCCGTTCGACACCACCGGCACCCCCGCCACGCCCTCGAAGGTCATGCCGGCTTACAAAGACTGGCTGGCGAGCGAAGCGCACCTACCTCAACCCAAAGAATTGCTCCAGGACACGGTCGTGCGGCCTCACCCGAGCCTCCCCGCGCCTGCGAAAGCGCCCGCCCCGATACCCGTACCGAGCGCCGCGTCGAAGGCTGCCGCGCCCAAACCAGCAGCTTCACACAAAAGCGGCGCGACAGCACAACCGACCAAGCCCGGCGGCTCGCGCGCGGTACCAATGCCCGTACCGGTGGCAGCGCCGGCACCGCAGCCCCTTCCACTGCCCATCCCTATTCCGGCAGTCGAAGAGGTTGAGGTCGAACTGGTCACGGAACCGTTTGCGATCCCTCAAGCCCTGCCCGCACCGGTTTCCGCACCGCGCCCGCTCTGGCAGCCGGACCGACGCGACTGGATCATGCTGGCGGTGGGAGCAACAGGCGTGCTGTCCGCGGTCGGCATCGGCTACGGGTTGGCACGCGCGCTGCGCCGTAAACCGGAATCAGCCGAAGAGGAGAAGTGA
- a CDS encoding N-acetylglucosamine-6-phosphate deacetylase → MTLHARHYATNEPIAVTVAHGRITSVGTSDQKPNVWIAPAFFDPQINGCLGISFNSPALTPSQVRTVADVCRRHGIGAFAPTLVTNSFEALHHGFTTLARALDTDPELARMMPCFHLEGPYLSGEDGPRGAHPQEHTRDPNWDEFRRWQDAAGGRIRMVTLAPERPGALALIEQLTAANVVVAIGHTAATGQQIRDAVAAGARTSTHLGNGCHAVLPRHDNYIWEQLACDDLWASIITDGYHLPPALVKCFSRMKGLDRLLITSDVGSLAGMPPGRYREWGTDLEVLPSGKIVVAGTPFLAGSGHFTDSCVANVIRMTGMSLKDAVDLASVQPRRLLGLPVTRIEAGAPASLVLFDWKPGGEIAVREVF, encoded by the coding sequence ATGACCCTTCACGCACGCCACTACGCCACCAATGAACCGATCGCGGTGACGGTCGCGCACGGGCGCATCACGAGCGTGGGCACCTCCGACCAGAAGCCGAACGTGTGGATCGCGCCCGCGTTCTTCGACCCGCAAATCAACGGGTGCCTCGGTATCAGTTTCAACTCGCCGGCACTCACGCCCTCCCAGGTGCGCACGGTGGCGGACGTGTGCCGACGGCACGGTATCGGCGCGTTCGCGCCCACACTCGTGACGAATAGTTTCGAGGCTCTACACCACGGATTCACCACGCTCGCCCGGGCACTCGATACGGACCCCGAACTCGCGCGCATGATGCCGTGTTTCCACCTGGAAGGGCCGTACCTGTCCGGCGAAGACGGCCCGCGCGGCGCGCACCCCCAGGAACACACCCGCGACCCGAACTGGGACGAGTTCCGCCGCTGGCAGGACGCGGCCGGCGGGCGGATTCGCATGGTCACGCTCGCGCCCGAGCGCCCCGGCGCGCTCGCGCTCATCGAGCAACTCACTGCGGCAAACGTGGTCGTCGCGATCGGGCACACGGCCGCGACCGGTCAGCAGATCCGCGACGCGGTCGCGGCGGGCGCGCGCACGAGCACGCACCTCGGCAATGGATGCCACGCTGTCCTCCCGCGACACGACAACTACATCTGGGAACAACTCGCGTGCGACGATCTGTGGGCGAGCATCATCACAGACGGCTACCACCTACCTCCGGCACTGGTGAAGTGTTTTAGCCGTATGAAGGGACTTGATCGGTTACTGATTACGTCCGATGTCGGCAGTTTGGCCGGGATGCCGCCCGGTAGGTATCGCGAGTGGGGAACGGACCTGGAAGTTCTCCCCTCGGGCAAGATCGTGGTCGCGGGAACGCCATTTCTCGCTGGCAGCGGGCACTTCACCGATTCGTGTGTGGCGAACGTGATTCGGATGACCGGGATGAGCTTAAAGGACGCAGTCGATCTGGCATCCGTGCAACCGCGTAGGCTCCTCGGGCTGCCGGTCACGCGAATCGAAGCAGGCGCCCCCGCGTCCCTCGTGCTCTTCGACTGGAAACCGGGCGGCGAGATCGCCGTGCGTGAGGTCTTCTAG
- a CDS encoding metal-dependent hydrolase → MAGFRTHITVSSALGIAYGGFAVQPVGFTTEAGVLAAGVTAVGGMLPDLDSDSGIPVREMFGLLAAVVPLMLIPRLMHAGVSREGILATLLFGYLFIRYFVANVFKQLTVHRGMYHSIPAMFIAGLCVYLAYPDRGVRILLGAGVMVGFLSHLVLDEIYSVDWRGLKPKLKASAGSAVKFGSSSIAATGTCYLLLGGLIYLAYLDFKKNGGDLSWLEGFGTGRAPGG, encoded by the coding sequence GTGGCCGGATTTCGCACACACATTACGGTGTCGAGTGCCCTGGGCATCGCCTACGGCGGGTTCGCGGTGCAGCCCGTGGGGTTCACGACCGAGGCCGGGGTTCTCGCCGCCGGGGTCACCGCCGTGGGTGGGATGCTCCCCGACCTCGATAGCGATTCCGGCATCCCCGTGCGCGAGATGTTCGGGCTTCTCGCCGCTGTCGTGCCCCTCATGCTGATTCCGCGGCTCATGCACGCGGGCGTCTCGCGCGAGGGCATCCTCGCGACGCTCCTCTTCGGCTACCTCTTCATCCGCTACTTTGTGGCCAACGTGTTCAAACAGCTCACGGTCCACCGCGGGATGTACCACAGCATCCCGGCGATGTTTATCGCGGGCCTGTGCGTGTACTTGGCGTACCCGGACCGCGGCGTGCGCATCCTGTTGGGCGCGGGCGTAATGGTCGGCTTCCTGTCGCACCTAGTTCTGGACGAGATCTATTCGGTGGACTGGCGCGGGCTGAAGCCGAAGTTGAAGGCCTCGGCGGGAAGTGCGGTGAAGTTCGGCTCGTCGTCGATTGCCGCAACCGGGACGTGTTATTTGCTGCTCGGCGGACTGATCTACCTCGCGTACCTCGACTTCAAGAAGAACGGTGGCGACCTGAGTTGGTTAGAAGGGTTCGGGACCGGTCGGGCGCCGGGCGGTTAA